Sequence from the Maribacter aquivivus genome:
TATTAGAGAAAATGAAAAGTGTTTGCAAGTTGATATCTGTAGAAGGTGAGTTTGCCGAAATATACAAATATGAAAATGTAAAAGATTTTTTAAGTCTAGTAAGTAGCAAAAAGAAAGCATTGGTGGTTATAAAGGCGAAAGCGCATATAGGTTATGATTTAAGCAAGCTTTTAATGCATACCGATGAAAGTAAGAAAATAATTATACTAGATAATTTTCCGCAGCCAGAAGTATTGAGTATTGAACCTGAGCTAGAGTTTTACGATGTAAAAAGCGGATTTTTCAATTTTTTTGCCCCAGATGATCTTACTAAACTTAATGCAGAGGCGAAAGCACATATACGCGAAAAAATTCCGGAAAGTGGCTTGATGGATACTGCTAGAAAAGAGGCTTTGCAGACAGTTTTGATTATGGAAAAAATAGTAGAAACTATTGGGTGGACATTAGATTATTCTGCGCTTGAAATTCCGCAAAAGCAAATTGACTTACTCGCAAAATAACAATAAACAACTAAAATTGATAATGAAAAACGTAATTTGTATCCTTGTATTAACACTAATGACTACAGTAACTTTTGGTCAAAATGATAAAGAAATGACAGAATTCGATTCTAATTTTTCCCATACCGTATTTTTCTGGTTGAAAAACCCTGATAATCAGGCAGACCGTACCGCTTTTGAGACTTCATTACGTAAGTTTTTAGATAATTCCGGTTATGCTAAAACAAAATTTATTGGTACACCTCCAAGAGCTAGTAGAGATGTAGTAGATGGTTCATTTACCTATTCTTTAATTGTAAGTTTTGATTCTGCAGAGTCTCAACAAGCTTACCAAGATGAAGCTCCGCATAAACTGTTTATTGCAGAGTCGGAAAAGCTGTGGTCTAAAGTAATCGTTTACGATTCAACAGGAATCTAAAATCAAACTATGACTTTTAGAAAGGCTGCCGAAGTAGATGTTGAGAAAATAGCAACCTTACATTCGGTAAGCTGGCAGCAAAATTATAGAGAATCTTTTAGTGACCATTTTTTAGATAATCTGGCATTCGAGAATAGATTGATTGAATGGAAAAAGCGCTTTGAGCATCCGTCAGATAATCAGTTTGTTTTTATAGCAGAGGAAGATGGCGAGTTCTTGGGTTTTATGTGTGCCTATTTCAATCATGATATTCAATATGGAACATTGCTAGATAATTTACACGTAAGTCTTAATACTCAAGGAAAAGGTATAGGTACAAAGTTAATAGCAGCTTTAGCGGAAGAAATTGTACAACGAAATGGAGAGAATGGCTTCTATTTATGGGTGTTAAATACCAACATTGCTGCAATTAAATATTATCAAAAGATAGGCGGCGTCGCAATTGAAACTGTTGAATCTAACGATATAGGTGATAAGACATTTTTAAAGATTAGATACTATTGGCAGAATGCCTCAGAGTTTTTAGAAAACGTAAGAGTCAAAAGATCATAAAATGAATGTTGAAGAATACCGAGAATACTGCATTTCTAAAAAAGGAGTAACAGAATCTTTTCCTTTTGATGAGACAACGTTGGTATTTAAGGTAATGGGCAAAATGTTCGCCTTATGTGGATTAGAGCATGTGCCCTTACGTGTAAACCTAAAATGTGACCCAGAAAGAGCCATAGAACTTCGCGAACAACATGAAGGCATTATTGAAGGTTGGCATATGAGTAAAAAACATTGGAATACTGTTTACCTAAATCAAATATCTAAAGAACTTACGCTAGACCTTATTGATCACTCGTATGATTTGGTGGTTTCTAAGTTGACCAAGAAGTTAAAAGCAGAACTAGAAGCACTATAGTATTTAGTGTACAAAACTTTGTACAATTAGTAAAGCGGTCTGTTCCCTCACTCAAAAGCATCATTCACTCATTCTAACTTTTCTTTAGCACTCAATTTTCAGTACTTAATAGTGTATAAAACCACTATTCATGAAAAACCACAGATCTCCTCAAGAAGTAAATGCCGGTTCTATGGCAGATATCGCTTTTCTATTATTGATTTTTTTCTTGGTCACTACATCTATAGAAAATGATGCTGGACTTAACCGTCTAATGCCTCCGAATGATAATGAAGCTATTGTTGATATCAGAGAGCGAAACCTTTTTGAAATTAGTATTAATAATAGTGATCAAATAATGGCAGAAGAGGAAATCATAAATTCAAAAATCCTTAGAAAGAAAGTAATCGCCTTTATAGATAACGGTGGTTATACATTGGGTATGGATGGATATTGTGATTATTGTAAAGGCGACCGTTTACTAGATTTATCTGAAAATCCTGATAAGGCTATTATTTCTATAAAAACACAACGCAATACGAGCTATCCGGTTTATGTAGCTGTACAAAATGAAGTGATTGCAGCTTATAACGCCTTGCGTAATAGAGAAAGTTTACGATTGTTCAATACCCCTTATGAAACCATTTATTCTGATTATTACAATGAAGAGATTAATGATGACCAAAAGGGACAATTAAAAGAACGCCTTGAAATTATAAGAGCACTTTATCCGCAGAAAATTCTAGAACCAGAAACCGTAAATAACTAATACCATGATAAAATTCAACAAGTATAGATCTAGTAAAAGCTTGCCGCCTATATCAACAGCATCATTACCTGATATTGTTTTTATACTTCTCTTTTTCTTTATGACGGTTACCGTTATGAAGAATCAGAATTTATTGGTGGAGAATACCTTGCCAACTGCAACTGAAACTGAAAAATTGGACAAGAAAGACCGAGTTATAGAAATTTATGTGGGTAAGCCTACTGCAGAAGCCAAGGCCAATTTAGGAGATGAGCCTAGAATTCAAATGGACAATAAGTTTATAACTGTAGGTGAAGTTGGCGATTATGCATTACAAGCTTTGTCGTCAATGCCAGAGCATTTAAAAAGTGTAGCAACAGTATCTATTAAAGCAGATATTGGAGTGAAAATGGGTATTATAGAAGACCTTAAAAGTGAACTTCGTATGGTGAATTTGTTGAAAATAAACTATACCACTTATGAAGGTACCGCTGTAGATAATTTATAAAATGAAATGAGTGTTTTTAAAACTGCTTTCCATTTATAGAAACCAGTTTCGAAGGTTATCTTTGCCTTTTCTATAATAGGTTGATATTCATGAATAATTTAGAGGAATTTTACACCCAACGCGTACAAAAGTTTGATGAGCT
This genomic interval carries:
- a CDS encoding GNAT family N-acetyltransferase produces the protein MTFRKAAEVDVEKIATLHSVSWQQNYRESFSDHFLDNLAFENRLIEWKKRFEHPSDNQFVFIAEEDGEFLGFMCAYFNHDIQYGTLLDNLHVSLNTQGKGIGTKLIAALAEEIVQRNGENGFYLWVLNTNIAAIKYYQKIGGVAIETVESNDIGDKTFLKIRYYWQNASEFLENVRVKRS
- a CDS encoding ExbD/TolR family protein — its product is MIKFNKYRSSKSLPPISTASLPDIVFILLFFFMTVTVMKNQNLLVENTLPTATETEKLDKKDRVIEIYVGKPTAEAKANLGDEPRIQMDNKFITVGEVGDYALQALSSMPEHLKSVATVSIKADIGVKMGIIEDLKSELRMVNLLKINYTTYEGTAVDNL
- a CDS encoding DUF4230 domain-containing protein; this translates as MDNIFDTILGLVLGAIGMYWLFNFFKGKKSKEITTHQSTVLLEKMKSVCKLISVEGEFAEIYKYENVKDFLSLVSSKKKALVVIKAKAHIGYDLSKLLMHTDESKKIIILDNFPQPEVLSIEPELEFYDVKSGFFNFFAPDDLTKLNAEAKAHIREKIPESGLMDTARKEALQTVLIMEKIVETIGWTLDYSALEIPQKQIDLLAK
- a CDS encoding Dabb family protein; the encoded protein is MTTVTFGQNDKEMTEFDSNFSHTVFFWLKNPDNQADRTAFETSLRKFLDNSGYAKTKFIGTPPRASRDVVDGSFTYSLIVSFDSAESQQAYQDEAPHKLFIAESEKLWSKVIVYDSTGI
- a CDS encoding MmcQ/YjbR family DNA-binding protein, which produces MNVEEYREYCISKKGVTESFPFDETTLVFKVMGKMFALCGLEHVPLRVNLKCDPERAIELREQHEGIIEGWHMSKKHWNTVYLNQISKELTLDLIDHSYDLVVSKLTKKLKAELEAL
- a CDS encoding ExbD/TolR family protein, which gives rise to MKNHRSPQEVNAGSMADIAFLLLIFFLVTTSIENDAGLNRLMPPNDNEAIVDIRERNLFEISINNSDQIMAEEEIINSKILRKKVIAFIDNGGYTLGMDGYCDYCKGDRLLDLSENPDKAIISIKTQRNTSYPVYVAVQNEVIAAYNALRNRESLRLFNTPYETIYSDYYNEEINDDQKGQLKERLEIIRALYPQKILEPETVNN